CTAACAACAGAAATCATAAACACGCTCATCATCCATTGCCGAAATTTCCAGGGTGGAATTTTTATGGTACAAAAGGAATTTGCCGAACGTCTCGTCAAAGAGACCTCTTCCCTTTCTGTTTTTCTTTCCGCCTTTTGTGATGTAAAATATCTAAAAACCGTTCATAAAAACTGTTTTTTCCCTATCCCTAAAATTCACTCCGCCCTCATCCTTTTGACACCCAAAAAAGAAACAGGGAAAGTATGGAGACTCACAACGGACAGAGAAGTCGAACTCTGGTCCCGAATGCTTCGCACTTTGTTTTGGGGAAAACGAAAACAAATCCAAGTCAGCCTCCGGGAGTCACCATTTTCCGAAGACGAAACCTTTCGTGACGCCCTAGGCAAAGCCATCCAATCGGCCGGAATCCCTCCCACTTCCAGACCCGAAGAATTGAACCGTGAACAATTTCTGACCCTGGGTCAACATTTACTTGACCATTTGTCAAAATGATGTCAAAATTGTTCCGCCATGTTCGAGAACTTTACACCTCCGCCCATAGTTACGTATGCCATCCCCGCTTTTTTCCTCCTCATCGGGATTGAAGTTTATATCGGGTATCGCAAAAACAAAGCCCTCTACCGATTGAACGATTCTATTGCTGACTTAAGCACGGGAATCATTTCCCAGATCTGGGGGCTCTTCCAAAAAGGAATCGGTCTTTTTGCTTATTTTTATATCTACGAACATTTTCGTTTTTTTGAATTTGCCCTCACAAACCCTTGGGCTTGGATACTTTGCATTGTAGGCCAAGATTTTTGTTATTACTGGTCTCACCGGTTGGCCCATGAAGTGAACATCCTCTGGGCGGGACATGTCATCCACCACCATAGCGAAGAATACAATTTGGTAGTGGCACTCCGACAAACCGGTCTTGGTGGGATTGTTTCTTGGATCTTCTATGTTCCTTTGGCTCTCATCGGATTCCATCCTTGGATGTACCTGGCCAGTGGACAGATCAACCTCATCTACCAATTCTGGGTGCATACAAAAGCCGTAGGCAAAATTGGAAAGATTGGAGAGTATTTATTTTCTACCCCTTCCCACCACCGAGTCCACCACGCGATTAACCCCATCTATATCGATAAAAACCATGGGGGAATCTTTATCATCTTTGATCGTATGTTTGGAACTTTCCAAGAAGAAACAGAACCTTGTGTGTATGGAACGGTGAAACCTCTCCGTAGTTTCAATCCGGTCTATGCGAATATCCATTATTATTGGGAACTAATCAAACAAGCCGCGACTGCCCCATATTTCTTGGACAAAATTAAGGTATTTTTCAAACCTCCGGGTTGGTATCCGAGAGAAGGAAAAAATCCAGCAGGGTTTTTGCCGATTCCAGAAGTGAGCCCGGAATCTTTCCATAAGTATGACCCGAAACCCCAACCAGAGGTCAGAACCTACACGACAACTTGGTTTGTTCTCGTCCTTCTTTTGTCCTTTGCCTTCCTACTCTTTGTAGCAAAGTTCTCTTTTATTTCCCAAGTCCTCGTAACCCTTTGGGTCACACTCTCTCTAGTGGCGATCAATGCGCTGATTGAAGGAAAGTCTTGGGCGGGAGCAATGGAAATCACAAGACTTCTCTTCGGTTTTCTTGTGATTGCTTACTTTGATGTGCGTTGGGCTTACTATGTGATTGGGATTGTCTGTCTCCTAGTCGCCGGAATCTACTTGTACAGAACCAACGGGCAAAAAGCCCAGGCCGCCTGAGTTTTATTTCCTAAAAACCATCCGCTATTACCTCTCCTACCAGAATCTTTCTGGTAGGAATCTCTAAGCCAAGCTCCTGAACGCCGATCTCTAATCAGTTCTAGTTTCGAAAAACAGATGACTGGAAAACAACGCTTTGTGTTATGTCACATAAATGCCATGATTAGGGCGGATTCACCAGGCCGTTACCCTTGACCGGAAGGGGGTCCGTGAGAGTTTGGCATTGCACCCTGTTTTTTAGGTGAAATGAGATGAAGCGAAACCGAAGTTACTATATCGTTCTGGTCCTAATCCTCTTTGTTGTGACCTAT
This genomic interval from Leptospira brenneri contains the following:
- the rsmA gene encoding 16S rRNA (adenine(1518)-N(6)/adenine(1519)-N(6))-dimethyltransferase RsmA, yielding MKSPYATISNIQTFFEAKGIRAQKKFGQNFLIDQNIVNFIVKSVEPLLTDKSTVLAEIGIGLGTLTYPILSLDQKTFLFEIDHAYIQLAKEEILPKFPKALLLEGDALENLFHIYNENIFVFGNLPYHLTTEIINTLIIHCRNFQGGIFMVQKEFAERLVKETSSLSVFLSAFCDVKYLKTVHKNCFFPIPKIHSALILLTPKKETGKVWRLTTDREVELWSRMLRTLFWGKRKQIQVSLRESPFSEDETFRDALGKAIQSAGIPPTSRPEELNREQFLTLGQHLLDHLSK
- a CDS encoding sterol desaturase family protein — protein: MFENFTPPPIVTYAIPAFFLLIGIEVYIGYRKNKALYRLNDSIADLSTGIISQIWGLFQKGIGLFAYFYIYEHFRFFEFALTNPWAWILCIVGQDFCYYWSHRLAHEVNILWAGHVIHHHSEEYNLVVALRQTGLGGIVSWIFYVPLALIGFHPWMYLASGQINLIYQFWVHTKAVGKIGKIGEYLFSTPSHHRVHHAINPIYIDKNHGGIFIIFDRMFGTFQEETEPCVYGTVKPLRSFNPVYANIHYYWELIKQAATAPYFLDKIKVFFKPPGWYPREGKNPAGFLPIPEVSPESFHKYDPKPQPEVRTYTTTWFVLVLLLSFAFLLFVAKFSFISQVLVTLWVTLSLVAINALIEGKSWAGAMEITRLLFGFLVIAYFDVRWAYYVIGIVCLLVAGIYLYRTNGQKAQAA